The following coding sequences lie in one Paenibacillus durus ATCC 35681 genomic window:
- a CDS encoding class I SAM-dependent methyltransferase gives MTVHFTNDSEDLAKAYDEISNSQFKNGTLLVEKLDVKPGQSILDIGSGTGRLGRHIGEIIGDTGSFLGIDPLEERVKIANDKNRQANAVYKIGLAEDLSFIPDSSIDIIYLNAVFHWVIDKEKALQEIYRVLKPGGKAGFATGARELNSITGLNRITNSVLSGGLYKQAVNFADSIQNLHGLTTTGLVQLLANNGLKVKDVQIKESERKYRSAEEITRFIEASSFGNYLNHVPDELRPQAKVDIEAELEKQRNGDGLIQFSNYTIFAIAQKSLPSAA, from the coding sequence ATGACTGTGCATTTTACGAATGATAGCGAGGATCTTGCAAAAGCTTATGACGAAATCAGCAATTCACAATTTAAGAATGGAACGCTGCTGGTTGAGAAGCTGGATGTTAAGCCCGGGCAATCAATTCTTGATATCGGAAGCGGCACCGGCCGTTTAGGCCGTCACATTGGCGAAATTATCGGGGATACCGGAAGTTTTCTGGGCATCGACCCTCTGGAAGAACGCGTCAAAATTGCCAATGACAAGAATCGGCAAGCCAATGCCGTATACAAGATCGGTTTGGCCGAGGATCTTAGTTTTATTCCAGACAGCAGTATCGACATCATTTATTTGAACGCCGTGTTTCACTGGGTAATTGACAAAGAAAAAGCGCTGCAGGAAATTTACCGGGTGCTTAAACCCGGCGGGAAGGCCGGTTTTGCCACTGGAGCCAGAGAATTGAACAGCATCACCGGACTTAACCGTATTACCAACAGTGTCCTATCTGGAGGACTGTACAAGCAGGCCGTGAATTTTGCCGACAGCATACAGAATCTTCATGGACTTACAACTACCGGCCTCGTTCAATTGCTCGCGAACAACGGGTTAAAGGTCAAGGACGTGCAAATTAAGGAGAGTGAACGCAAATACCGCTCCGCTGAGGAGATCACCCGCTTTATTGAGGCCAGTTCCTTCGGCAACTACTTGAATCATGTTCCGGATGAGCTTCGTCCGCAGGCCAAGGTTGATATTGAAGCGGAGCTTGAAAAGCAGCGAAATGGTGACGGATTGATCCAATTCAGCAACTATACGATTTTTGCCATTGCCCAAAAAAGCCTGCCATCAGCAGCCTGA
- a CDS encoding pyridoxamine 5'-phosphate oxidase family protein: MSKEVKDRIVKYLNDTRFVVLATVNSDQSPVLRSLGSFAADGYTIYFSTQKNSKKVEQIQENPKIVLFFQHENQELSSFVNVSVHGTAEPITEPAEIGRAIQQLSSRNPRFKERAEKGELQDTVIYKVDARELKVLDFSKGIGAGAVEVIAV; encoded by the coding sequence ATGAGCAAAGAGGTAAAGGACCGGATTGTAAAATACTTAAATGATACCCGTTTTGTTGTATTGGCGACGGTTAACAGCGATCAATCGCCTGTCTTAAGAAGTTTGGGTTCCTTTGCGGCCGACGGGTATACAATCTATTTTTCAACGCAGAAGAACAGCAAGAAGGTGGAGCAGATTCAGGAAAATCCGAAGATCGTCCTTTTCTTCCAGCATGAGAATCAGGAGCTGTCCAGCTTTGTGAATGTTTCCGTGCACGGAACAGCCGAGCCGATTACCGAACCGGCCGAGATCGGCCGGGCGATTCAGCAGTTGAGCAGCCGCAATCCTCGCTTTAAAGAAAGAGCGGAGAAGGGCGAGCTGCAGGATACGGTAATTTATAAGGTGGACGCCCGGGAGCTCAAGGTGCTGGATTTCTCTAAGGGAATCGGAGCGGGAGCCGTCGAAGTCATTGCGGTATAA
- a CDS encoding isochorismatase family cysteine hydrolase, translating into MTDKKYDSTNTGLLLVDPYNDFLASEGKLYPYAKEVAESVNMLEHLKEIVAAVREAGIRVFFVPHHRFEPGDFSTWKYPTPYQLASAKAQPFAKGTWGGEFHPDFQPQEGDIIIKEHWSQSGFANTDLDHQLKMHGVSKIIIIGMLANTCIESTARFGMELGYHVTLVKDATAAFSREAMHAAHEINGPTIVHEILTTEELIKALGGN; encoded by the coding sequence ATGACAGACAAAAAATATGACAGCACGAATACAGGACTTCTGCTGGTGGACCCGTATAACGACTTCCTGGCTTCCGAAGGCAAGCTCTATCCGTATGCCAAAGAAGTGGCGGAATCCGTGAACATGCTGGAGCATCTGAAAGAAATCGTTGCAGCGGTCCGGGAGGCGGGTATTCGAGTGTTTTTCGTGCCGCATCACCGCTTTGAACCGGGAGATTTTTCAACATGGAAATATCCGACACCTTATCAGCTGGCTTCAGCCAAAGCCCAACCATTTGCCAAAGGCACCTGGGGAGGCGAGTTCCATCCCGATTTCCAGCCGCAGGAAGGCGACATTATCATCAAAGAGCATTGGTCTCAAAGCGGCTTTGCGAATACGGACCTGGATCACCAGCTTAAAATGCACGGCGTCAGCAAAATTATTATCATCGGTATGCTGGCGAATACGTGCATTGAATCGACTGCAAGATTTGGAATGGAGCTTGGTTACCATGTCACGCTCGTAAAAGATGCGACAGCGGCCTTTAGCCGGGAGGCGATGCATGCGGCGCATGAGATCAACGGTCC
- a CDS encoding alpha/beta fold hydrolase, with protein MINQEALSALTAETVPTSYVEAGGITFAYRKFGAESEVPLVFCHRYRGTMDDWDPAVVNGIAKERTVILFDSAGVGLSTGVTPNNVPDMADYAITFIEALGLEQVDLIGFSMGGMVVQHVTLKRPDLVRRLILAGTGPGAGEDTERSRDGVFEVMTTPVNEDKDFLFLFFEPTETSQAKGREYLERLQWRKTDRAPLVTAETIKAQTQALIGFAAGPDTAYPRLAEIKQPVLVANGDNDIMAPTINSFIMSQHIPNAQLILYPDSGHGFLFQYPERFVLHVSAFLSE; from the coding sequence ATGATTAATCAAGAAGCATTAAGCGCGTTGACGGCGGAGACTGTACCAACCTCTTACGTGGAAGCCGGAGGAATCACCTTCGCCTACCGCAAGTTCGGAGCGGAGTCGGAAGTTCCGCTTGTGTTCTGCCACCGTTACCGGGGCACGATGGATGACTGGGACCCGGCTGTCGTTAACGGCATCGCCAAGGAGAGAACCGTTATCCTGTTCGACAGCGCCGGTGTGGGACTGTCTACAGGGGTTACGCCTAATAACGTCCCTGATATGGCCGACTATGCGATCACTTTTATTGAAGCGCTTGGTCTTGAGCAAGTCGATTTAATCGGGTTCTCAATGGGCGGCATGGTGGTGCAGCATGTGACGCTGAAACGGCCGGACCTGGTTCGCCGTCTCATTCTTGCCGGAACAGGACCCGGAGCGGGCGAAGACACCGAAAGATCGAGAGACGGAGTGTTTGAAGTGATGACCACGCCTGTTAATGAGGATAAAGATTTCTTATTCCTGTTCTTCGAGCCGACAGAAACCAGTCAGGCCAAGGGCCGTGAGTATCTGGAGCGTCTTCAATGGAGAAAGACGGATCGCGCGCCGCTGGTTACAGCTGAAACCATAAAGGCGCAGACACAAGCACTGATCGGTTTCGCTGCCGGACCGGATACAGCCTATCCCCGTTTGGCTGAGATTAAACAGCCTGTTCTAGTCGCGAACGGTGATAACGATATCATGGCTCCGACCATCAATTCCTTTATTATGTCGCAGCATATACCGAATGCCCAGTTGATACTCTATCCCGACTCCGGGCACGGATTCCTGTTTCAATATCCTGAACGGTTTGTCCTGCATGTCTCCGCGTTTTTAAGCGAGTAA
- a CDS encoding TetR/AcrR family transcriptional regulator, with protein MARSKEFDIDAVLRKAMFLFWSQGYERTSMKDLVETMGVHKRSMYDTFGDKHALFMKAMERYNESVEASIDARIQDQTSAKQAIRSIFEMVINVDDARPPGCLIVNTACELSLLDPEAAAKVNEYFAKTESLLSELITHGQATGEISSQHDAEKLSHYLLNSLTGLRVLVKTTTDRQKLESIIDMTLAILD; from the coding sequence ATGGCAAGAAGCAAAGAGTTTGATATTGATGCGGTACTGCGAAAGGCAATGTTCTTATTTTGGAGTCAAGGTTATGAGAGAACCTCCATGAAAGATCTGGTTGAAACGATGGGGGTTCATAAACGAAGCATGTATGATACGTTCGGAGACAAGCATGCTTTATTTATGAAAGCGATGGAACGATATAATGAGTCAGTGGAAGCTTCAATCGACGCCCGAATTCAAGATCAAACATCCGCGAAACAGGCGATCCGTTCCATCTTCGAAATGGTAATTAACGTGGATGATGCCCGGCCTCCAGGATGTCTGATCGTCAATACAGCGTGTGAGCTCTCTCTGCTGGATCCGGAAGCAGCGGCTAAGGTCAATGAGTATTTTGCCAAGACGGAGAGCCTGCTTTCCGAGCTGATCACGCACGGTCAAGCTACTGGGGAAATTTCAAGCCAGCATGACGCGGAGAAGCTTTCCCATTATTTACTCAATTCGCTGACAGGTCTTCGGGTATTGGTTAAAACAACAACTGACAGACAGAAGCTGGAAAGCATTATCGACATGACGCTGGCTATATTGGATTAA
- a CDS encoding MFS transporter: MEAISEIEILNAREKSFNEKLIVPFWSLAAMLVVMNTTMFNVALPRVAHEFSLTPTVASWIVTAYSIIFGIATITYSRLTDFLPIRKMVLFGAFLLVLSSLLGYFAHTFILLMTARIFQAIGAAAFPGLGYVLFSRYIPKERRGSAMSFIASGTSLGFGLGPVVGGALTQYLGWNFLFVMTAAVLFITPIFNRHVPMEEKRSVQFDIAGSLLVAASITGLLLFVTTFALWALLISLITMGLLWWHINRIRSPFIHPELLRQKRFRQLLSISFTAYFINFATLFAMPILLAQVFHRSPVEIGLIIFPGAIVTAFASRQIGKIIDRVGNGIVSKWGAGFLLLSVILFATVASLSAYGVLISYFFMSLGFSSLTASNSNEISHYLSLEHMGAGMGMNQLGGFFGGAFGVGITGMLIVLQKGTEMASVFQNIYLGLCLLPLISLYLLHKYEQQARGLMKS, encoded by the coding sequence ATGGAAGCCATATCTGAGATAGAGATACTCAATGCAAGAGAAAAATCATTTAATGAGAAACTGATCGTCCCCTTTTGGAGCTTGGCCGCGATGCTCGTGGTCATGAATACGACGATGTTCAACGTGGCTCTGCCCAGAGTAGCCCATGAGTTTTCGTTAACGCCAACGGTCGCTTCTTGGATTGTAACCGCATATTCCATTATTTTTGGGATAGCAACCATTACTTACAGCCGGCTGACCGATTTTTTACCGATCCGTAAAATGGTTCTGTTCGGCGCCTTTTTATTGGTACTGTCCTCATTACTCGGCTACTTCGCCCATACCTTTATTCTATTAATGACCGCCCGGATTTTTCAGGCAATAGGAGCTGCGGCATTTCCCGGGCTAGGCTATGTGCTGTTCTCTAGATATATCCCAAAGGAGCGAAGAGGCAGCGCCATGTCATTCATTGCTTCAGGAACATCACTTGGATTCGGATTGGGACCGGTGGTCGGGGGAGCCCTGACACAGTATCTCGGATGGAACTTCCTCTTCGTCATGACTGCGGCAGTTCTGTTTATCACTCCAATTTTTAACAGACATGTGCCTATGGAAGAGAAAAGGTCCGTCCAATTTGATATCGCCGGAAGCTTGCTGGTAGCAGCTTCAATTACGGGTCTGCTGCTGTTCGTTACAACTTTTGCGCTTTGGGCGCTTCTCATTAGTCTAATTACGATGGGGCTGCTGTGGTGGCATATCAATCGTATCCGTTCACCGTTTATCCATCCGGAACTGCTTCGCCAGAAAAGGTTTAGACAACTGCTGTCAATCAGCTTCACCGCGTATTTCATCAATTTTGCCACGCTGTTCGCGATGCCGATCCTGCTGGCTCAAGTCTTTCACCGGAGTCCGGTAGAAATCGGATTGATTATATTCCCAGGTGCGATCGTTACTGCGTTTGCCTCAAGACAAATAGGAAAAATCATCGACCGCGTTGGAAACGGCATCGTCTCCAAATGGGGGGCTGGGTTCCTATTGCTTTCCGTCATCCTGTTTGCAACTGTGGCAAGTCTCTCCGCCTACGGTGTTCTCATCAGTTATTTTTTTATGAGTCTAGGATTTTCCAGTTTGACCGCCAGTAATTCCAATGAAATATCACATTATCTCTCTTTAGAACACATGGGGGCGGGTATGGGTATGAACCAACTGGGCGGCTTCTTCGGAGGCGCGTTCGGAGTAGGCATTACGGGGATGCTGATTGTGCTGCAAAAAGGAACGGAGATGGCCAGCGTGTTTCAGAACATTTATCTCGGACTGTGCTTGCTGCCCCTTATTTCCTTGTACTTGCTCCATAAATATGAACAACAAGCTCGCGGGTTAATGAAATCATAA